The Nitrospirota bacterium genome contains the following window.
TGCTTCTTGTTAAATAAAACTATACACGAAAAAAGGCATTTAGGCAAGCACATAGAGTAGCGAAGTAAGTCTTCCACACAATGGTGTGCTGTTGTGTGGTTTTGGCCGACTCCTTCTTTGTTACTCCTGCAGATAGGAATCCTAAGATAATAGCCGGTCTTAAGGAAAAGCCTTCGAAATTCTAAGGAATCATTTCTCCAAGATTTATCTTCACAAAAGATGGTAATGTGATATAATGGGGTTGATTATAGCAGATAATCTATAGCAGTGAATAAACGAACCATGTTCAATTATTTTAAGTTATATACGAAAGGAGGGTAAACTAATGATCCGTTTCAAGTTTGTTGTTCCAATTACTATAATTGGAATACTTCTTTTTTCAGGATACTCAGAATGCTCAGAAAAGAGGAGCAGTAGCATAGAACAAAGAATTAGTGATCTTGAACTAAAAATTTATAAAATTAATCTGGAAATGTCAGACCTCAAATTTAAGATTGAAATGCTAATACGCAAGAGCGTTGTCCTTGATCCGTCTTCTCTAAAACATTATGAAAGGATTGATACATCTTCTGGTTTTTTCTTGATCTCCTTGGAAGATGTAACGCCTTATTTGGATGGATATAAGCTAATTCTCAGTATTGGGAATCCTTCTTCGGCTACATATGCTGGGTTTACTTTGAGGGTGAAATGGGGTAAACGATACTATGATAGCGGGGAGTATCTTAAATGGAAGGAATTGCTGGCTAAGGATAAGGAATTGACGAACAGACGGGATGAAGTGTTTAATAAATATATGGATGAGTTGCAAAAGAAAAGGATGTCATCTGCTAAGAAACTATGGGAAGAGTATGAGAAGATAGGGAAGGAGCAAAAAGCGTTATATCCTGAGCTAAGGCCTGATTTATTGTATGCTAAATGGTGGAAATCATTGCAAGAGAAGGAGGTGCCTTTTACTGAGGAGTTGAAACCTGCGTCTTGGAATAAGATTGAATTAATTATATCTCCAGCGAAGGCTGAACAAATTGGCTATCTGGTGTTATCAATGGATACAGAGGTGGTTAGATTATTCGGAAGGTAAAATGAGAAGATTACTCTTCCTTAGTATATCACGGGCAAAAAGACTACGTAGAATTTTTTTATACACCGATATTAACTGTCATAGACATGAAACAATAAACACAGAAGAAGCCAAAGAAATGTTTAAAGAAACTATAAAAATTGCATAAGAGCTTTATTCTTATCATGGATTTTAGCTAAAGACTTAATCGCTTGATTTAAAGGATTAGCAAAAGTCATATAGCACAGAAGATTGTTGAAAATCCGAGAAAGAGGTTTTATAGAATTCTAATTACTGATTGAGAGGAAATGAAAAAGATTTTATTATTAATTTTTGTCTTGTTCTTTAGCCTGAATGTTTATGCAGCCGAATTCTGGGCATCATCTAAGTCTAATAAATATCATTATCCTACTTGTAAATGGGCACAGAAAATAAATCCTAAGAACCTTATAGTTTTTAAATCTCCTGAAGATGCGATTAAATCTGGCTATATTCCTTGTAAGGTTTGTAAGCCTCCTGTGGCTTCTAAGTCCAAGTAATCTTACTTATGCTCAGGATTTCTACCTTTGCACTCGTATAATTGACGGTGATACTATTATTATTGAGATAGAAGACAAAGGAGAAAAAATTAGATTTATAAGGGTTGATATGCCTGAAACAGTTCATTCGTCTAAGCATGTCAAATATTTTGGTAAAAGATCTTTATTCCATTAATTCTGTTCCCTTTTGATTTAACAAAATTTTTGATTTCTTATCTGAGGCTTATGAACTCATTTTGCTATATCTTTGTAAAGTCAAAATATTTGTTTCTCCCTTTTGAATATTCTGGCTGAGAATATGGCAATGTGATATAATGGTTTTGCTATAACTCTCTTACCAAAATATAAAAAGGAGTTCTTTTTGGATTTCATTAAAATAAAAAAAGATGGGGAAATTTCTGTAGATGACTCAGAACGGGATGAAAGCCCTCTGGTAGAGAGATTTGTTACTTTAGTCGAAAAATGGGGTTTTGATAGACTTAAGGTTTCCTCTGGTATTAATCCTAGCCCTGATTTTGGATACTTTGAGCTTGCAGACCGTTTCTGGCGTGCATCATTATGTATATACTTTGTAGGTACAACCAGAGGCTTTTGGGAAGATGGCGTAGGTTATGTAGAGCCATGGTTATTCAATGCCCGTCATTCAATTGAGCTATATTTGAAAGGTTTTCTGCTGTATGCTTTTTGGTTTGAAGAACTGCAAAATAATCACCTATCTTCAGGTCGTAAAAGACAAGTTGATAATTTAAGAAGCAAAATTAATAATCCTCACAATATATATGAGTTATACATGGATTATGAAAACGAATTCAAAAATCTTATTGGAAGATGGAATTCAGAGAAGCTATCGGATGCCCCTGAAGTTGATAAAATGTTATTGAGTACAGAAGGAAAAAAAATTCTAAAGGAAATAGATGAGACTGACAAAACGAGCTTTCGTTTCAGATATCCGAGCCTTAAGGTTGAAAAAGCAGATCAATTACAGGAATTAAGTTGGAG
Protein-coding sequences here:
- a CDS encoding Ada metal-binding domain-containing protein — encoded protein: MKKILLLIFVLFFSLNVYAAEFWASSKSNKYHYPTCKWAQKINPKNLIVFKSPEDAIKSGYIPCKVCKPPVASKSK